A part of Myxococcales bacterium genomic DNA contains:
- a CDS encoding heavy metal translocating P-type ATPase, whose amino-acid sequence MPIQLLPLFAVIVGSGIPLLWQIIKKLLQRDVGTDILAALAIVTAFFLSEYLACVLVIMMLAAGEALEVFAVKKASSALNALLGRMPLKAQRKTAQEIENIFVSDIRIDDIILVAPHETCPVDGVVIKGQGYMDESYLSGEPYGVKKAPGARVLSGSINGENLLWIKARTLAKDSRYAQIVQVMRDAEMRRPQMRRLADRLGAFFAPISLFIAIGAWIYSGESLRFLAVLVVATPCPLLIAIPVAIISTISMAARRGIIIRDPSVLENLPKCRTAIFDKTGTLTYGKPELTSFITAAQFQKEDVLLKAASLERYSKHPLAVAILNAAQKFHLFLKEAGHVSEIPGKGLVGNVDGEEIIITHRKAFKNDFSDQESLLPPSALGLECIILIDKKYAATLQFRDTPRAFGKNFIEHLAPFHAFTRVMLLSGDRDSEVQYLAKELGIENAYASLSPEQKLEIVKKEAAKAKTLFMGDGINDAPALAMATVGLAFGQQTSVSSEASGAVILESSLKKLDELLHMSMRMRRIALESALGGMALSFIAMGFAFLGHLSPVYGALLQQGIDALAIINALRLAVGKKVEIDLPH is encoded by the coding sequence ATTCCTATCCAACTTCTTCCTCTTTTTGCTGTGATTGTGGGGAGTGGAATACCGCTGCTATGGCAGATTATTAAAAAACTTTTACAGCGTGATGTAGGCACCGACATTCTGGCCGCTTTGGCCATTGTTACCGCTTTTTTTCTTTCTGAATATTTAGCATGTGTTTTGGTCATAATGATGCTTGCAGCAGGAGAGGCGCTCGAAGTATTTGCTGTAAAAAAAGCTTCGTCCGCATTAAACGCATTGCTAGGTCGAATGCCTCTTAAAGCTCAACGAAAAACTGCTCAAGAGATCGAAAACATTTTTGTATCAGATATTCGTATTGACGATATTATTCTTGTTGCACCTCACGAAACATGTCCCGTTGATGGAGTTGTCATCAAGGGGCAGGGCTACATGGATGAGTCTTATTTAAGTGGTGAGCCTTATGGCGTAAAAAAAGCGCCAGGAGCACGCGTATTATCCGGATCAATTAACGGTGAAAATCTTTTATGGATAAAAGCACGAACTCTAGCAAAAGATTCTCGATATGCCCAGATTGTGCAGGTTATGAGAGATGCTGAAATGCGGCGTCCTCAAATGCGGCGTCTTGCCGATCGTTTGGGGGCTTTTTTTGCGCCTATTTCATTGTTTATTGCGATCGGAGCCTGGATTTATAGCGGTGAGTCTCTTCGCTTTTTAGCTGTATTGGTTGTTGCTACGCCTTGTCCTCTTTTAATAGCGATACCTGTGGCAATTATAAGTACTATTTCTATGGCAGCGCGCAGAGGAATTATTATTAGAGATCCAAGTGTATTAGAAAATTTACCTAAGTGTAGAACTGCTATATTCGATAAAACCGGAACTTTAACCTATGGCAAGCCAGAGTTAACTAGCTTTATCACAGCAGCCCAATTCCAAAAAGAAGATGTTTTACTTAAAGCGGCAAGCCTCGAGCGTTACTCAAAGCATCCACTTGCTGTTGCAATTTTAAATGCTGCACAAAAATTTCATTTATTTTTAAAGGAAGCTGGGCATGTTTCAGAAATACCGGGCAAGGGACTGGTCGGAAACGTTGATGGAGAAGAAATTATTATCACCCACCGAAAGGCTTTCAAAAATGATTTTTCCGATCAAGAATCATTACTACCCCCGAGTGCCTTAGGGCTTGAATGTATTATTTTGATTGACAAAAAATATGCAGCAACACTTCAATTCCGCGATACACCTAGGGCTTTTGGGAAAAATTTTATCGAGCATCTCGCTCCATTTCATGCTTTTACCCGGGTCATGCTTCTTTCTGGAGATAGAGATTCTGAAGTGCAATATCTAGCGAAAGAGCTGGGGATAGAAAATGCATATGCTTCGTTGAGTCCTGAGCAAAAATTAGAAATCGTCAAAAAAGAAGCTGCAAAAGCAAAGACACTTTTTATGGGAGATGGCATTAATGATGCCCCAGCGTTGGCAATGGCCACGGTAGGACTCGCTTTTGGGCAACAGACCAGTGTGAGTTCCGAAGCCTCGGGAGCAGTAATCCTTGAAAGTTCCTTAAAAAAATTAGATGAGCTTTTGCATATGAGCATGCGCATGCGCAGAATCGCTCTTGAAAGCGCTTTGGGAGGAATGGCATTAAGCTTTATTGCTATGGGTTTTGCTTTTTTGGGACATCTGAGTCCTGTATATGGTGCTTTGCTGCAGCAGGGAATCGATGCGCTAGCTATTATTAACGCTCTTCGTTTGGCCGTAGGAAAAAAAGTAGAAATAGATTTACCACATTGA
- a CDS encoding LicD family protein: MKFFLITPIFLMITGCFPSSDLLPVFNLFSKQTPKEALVNCLAENPKLGEKGCDIKQCFASPITLVAMQDLLINTSEALNDLKINWWLDSGSAIAAYRFNAHLPWDDDVDLGVLASEINQNVLERIRKKLFQKGFEFRPLFGTSMMRNITGYQGIYQVAYRKNKFFSLLLSQNPEISPADLENYWLNYVEASAMMPHLDIFVFEEKGNGEWGYESDKFFKTQFKNQSMEKSILLPTKNINVLGKQFPIVNNINEYSKKSYQVDDIKNNFYFNRQHSKGCKAFSIKDIRKNPMMLEYIFEYLDFVYKTPAARALGIVYDGKKTMKEIYRN; encoded by the coding sequence ATGAAATTTTTTTTAATAACACCAATTTTTTTGATGATTACAGGCTGTTTTCCCAGTAGCGATTTGCTGCCGGTATTTAATTTATTTTCTAAACAAACTCCCAAAGAAGCTCTTGTAAACTGCCTTGCTGAAAATCCAAAGCTTGGTGAGAAGGGTTGCGACATCAAACAATGCTTTGCATCACCTATTACCTTGGTAGCAATGCAAGACCTCCTCATCAATACTTCAGAAGCCTTAAATGATTTAAAGATTAACTGGTGGCTCGATTCTGGATCAGCGATTGCTGCTTATAGATTTAATGCTCACCTCCCCTGGGATGATGATGTAGACCTCGGGGTACTCGCCTCTGAAATAAATCAAAATGTTCTTGAGCGCATACGAAAAAAACTCTTTCAAAAAGGTTTTGAATTCAGGCCACTCTTCGGCACCTCAATGATGAGAAATATTACTGGCTATCAGGGGATTTACCAGGTTGCTTATCGAAAAAATAAATTCTTTTCTCTGTTGCTCAGCCAAAACCCTGAAATAAGTCCTGCTGATTTAGAAAACTACTGGTTAAATTATGTAGAGGCAAGCGCAATGATGCCACATTTAGACATTTTTGTTTTCGAAGAGAAAGGCAATGGCGAGTGGGGTTATGAATCAGATAAATTTTTTAAAACTCAATTTAAAAATCAAAGCATGGAAAAAAGTATTTTGCTCCCCACCAAAAATATCAATGTTTTGGGAAAACAATTTCCCATCGTTAATAATATTAATGAATACAGCAAAAAATCATATCAAGTGGATGATATAAAAAATAATTTTTATTTTAACCGTCAGCACTCCAAAGGTTGTAAAGCTTTTTCGATTAAAGACATCAGAAAAAATCCTATGATGCTCGAATATATTTTTGAATATCTTGATTTTGTTTATAAAACTCCTGCTGCTCGTGCATTGGGAATTGTTTATGACGGCAAAAAAACAATGAAAGAAATCTATCGTAATTAA
- a CDS encoding BatD family protein, protein MRKFIILSVFLCSSLVLAKDPFSAYVSSTSISEGDSLTLTLELEGKASGEPDLSELEEKFDILSQSTSSESTFINGKFSRKNKWILEIQPQSSAHTIKIPSIKLGSYKTQAIEITQSEEKNSKSENGFSLVATTNSDKVYVNGEIILDVELKTSLPLQDGDLGTPEIKDAIVEPLVENDNRKSIQNGMRTLIFHRSYAIYPSKPGKLEIPSIPFRGIVADPNTRRGWFAHNRRVSTRSKAITIDVKDVPPSYPKDQVFLPLKNLLVIESFDSQDPKFEVNKATTRRFEIKALGGLASFLPVIEAPTQPGLKVYTETGLKVNKNTPDGVEASLKFSHVYMPTAPGAIIIPEQTIFWWDSENDKLRKTTIRSLTFQVEGRGTPESTTVTPSLNSEKNSQAIQSQSPQAKVQKNNDGWMIFALLSFGLWFVSILLFYMNYRKKNKKIIQAGPSKIKILVNEIVAAAKSGDVRKSYTLLQNLKTSEHAAFFEARQSGNIELFIEELEALLYGSNKEQEVKEILQRIISHLTKLLKNNEEAKQSLSQIYPE, encoded by the coding sequence ATGCGTAAATTTATTATCCTAAGCGTATTTTTATGCTCATCATTAGTTTTGGCGAAAGACCCTTTTAGCGCCTATGTCAGTAGTACGAGCATTAGTGAAGGCGACTCACTCACCTTGACGCTTGAACTTGAGGGAAAAGCATCTGGCGAACCTGATCTATCTGAGCTTGAAGAAAAGTTTGATATTTTATCGCAGTCTACCAGCAGTGAATCGACATTTATCAACGGTAAATTCAGTCGTAAAAATAAATGGATTTTGGAAATACAACCTCAATCATCAGCTCATACAATAAAAATTCCTTCGATAAAGCTTGGGTCGTATAAAACTCAAGCCATTGAAATCACTCAAAGCGAAGAAAAAAACTCAAAGAGCGAAAATGGTTTTTCCCTGGTGGCTACAACCAATAGCGATAAAGTCTATGTCAATGGAGAAATTATTTTAGACGTCGAACTTAAAACAAGTTTGCCTTTGCAAGATGGCGATTTGGGTACACCAGAGATTAAAGACGCCATCGTTGAGCCCTTGGTCGAGAATGATAATCGAAAATCAATTCAAAATGGCATGCGCACTTTAATATTTCACCGTTCATATGCGATATATCCGTCTAAGCCTGGAAAGCTCGAAATCCCAAGCATCCCTTTTCGTGGAATTGTCGCGGACCCCAATACTCGTCGAGGATGGTTTGCTCACAATCGCCGTGTAAGTACACGTTCAAAAGCAATAACTATTGATGTGAAGGATGTGCCTCCTTCTTATCCCAAAGATCAAGTTTTTTTGCCTCTAAAGAATCTTTTAGTTATCGAGTCATTTGATAGTCAGGATCCTAAATTTGAAGTGAACAAGGCCACAACCAGAAGATTTGAGATCAAAGCACTAGGCGGATTGGCCTCTTTTCTGCCGGTAATCGAGGCACCTACGCAGCCTGGGCTTAAGGTCTATACAGAGACAGGCTTGAAGGTAAATAAAAATACGCCGGATGGAGTAGAGGCAAGTTTAAAATTTTCTCATGTCTACATGCCGACAGCGCCAGGCGCTATTATCATCCCAGAACAAACTATTTTTTGGTGGGATAGTGAAAACGATAAACTTAGAAAAACTACCATTCGCTCTTTGACTTTTCAGGTTGAGGGGAGGGGTACTCCTGAGAGTACAACCGTGACTCCATCGCTCAATAGTGAAAAGAACTCTCAAGCGATCCAATCTCAATCACCACAAGCAAAAGTGCAAAAAAATAACGATGGTTGGATGATTTTTGCTTTGCTTTCCTTTGGCTTATGGTTTGTAAGCATACTTTTGTTTTATATGAACTATCGCAAGAAAAATAAAAAAATTATCCAAGCTGGTCCGTCGAAAATAAAAATATTGGTCAATGAAATAGTAGCAGCAGCAAAATCTGGAGATGTACGAAAAAGTTATACCCTTTTGCAGAATCTTAAGACGAGTGAGCATGCAGCTTTTTTTGAAGCTCGCCAGTCAGGCAACATTGAATTATTTATTGAAGAGCTTGAAGCTTTGCTTTATGGAAGCAACAAGGAGCAAGAAGTAAAGGAAATTTTGCAAAGAATTATAAGTCACTTAACTAAGTTGTTAAAAAATAACGAAGAAGCTAAGCAAAGCTTGTCTCAGATTTATCCTGAGTAA